One Rhineura floridana isolate rRhiFlo1 chromosome 14, rRhiFlo1.hap2, whole genome shotgun sequence genomic region harbors:
- the LOC133369880 gene encoding ras-related and estrogen-regulated growth inhibitor-like protein isoform X2, which translates to MVLRIPLRRSASFTPDHQPVVEVPTPTPQKMEANVVVLGADSVGKSESIYTHTLAVEGREILFHIWDFPCSQMRTDESSSEDKRIQWADGFVLVYSICDRASFNSVQPKVQVIKAAKEGPAQEKVPIVIVGNKRDLHHRRTVSSEEGRLLALSLDCEFYEVSAAEAYHGALMVFHGLAERICEAKLALKKGTGIRSIVKSVSAVFARKRTDSM; encoded by the exons ATGGTTCTCCGAATCCCTCTGCGTAGAAGTGCTAGCTTCACCCCAGACCACCAGCCTGTGGTGGAGGTACCCACTCCTACACCACAGAAAATGGAAGCCAATGTGGTGGTCCTTGGAGCAGACAGCGTGGGAAAATCAG AGTCTATCTACACCCACACTTTGgcagtggaaggcagagagatccTCTTCCACATCTGGGATTTTCCTTGCTCACAG ATGAGAACAGATGAGAGCTCTTCTGAGGATAAGCGCATCCAATGGGCCGATGGCTTTGTCCTGGTCTATAGCATCTGTGACCGGGCCAGCTTCAACAGTGTCCAGCCCAAAGTCCAGGTCATCAAGGCAGCCAAGGAGGGCCCAGCCCAGGAGAAAGTGCCCATTGTCATTGTGGGCAACAAGCGAGACCTGCACCATCGGCGCACTGTCTCCAGTGAAGAGGGACGGCTTCTGGCTCTCTCCTTGGACTGTGAGTTCTATGAGGTGTCTGCAGCAGAAGCCTACCATGGGGCCCTCATGGTCTTCCACGGCCTGGCAGAACGCATCTGTGAGGCTAAACTGGCCTTGAAGAAAGGCACCGGGATCCGCAGCATCGTCAAGAGTGTGTCTGCCGTGTTTGCCCGGAAAAGAACAGACTCAATGTGa
- the LOC133369880 gene encoding ras-related and estrogen-regulated growth inhibitor-like protein isoform X1, with product MVLRIPLRRSASFTPDHQPVVEVPTPTPQKMEANVVVLGADSVGKSALTVRFLTRRFIGEYGDMESIYTHTLAVEGREILFHIWDFPCSQMRTDESSSEDKRIQWADGFVLVYSICDRASFNSVQPKVQVIKAAKEGPAQEKVPIVIVGNKRDLHHRRTVSSEEGRLLALSLDCEFYEVSAAEAYHGALMVFHGLAERICEAKLALKKGTGIRSIVKSVSAVFARKRTDSM from the exons ATGGTTCTCCGAATCCCTCTGCGTAGAAGTGCTAGCTTCACCCCAGACCACCAGCCTGTGGTGGAGGTACCCACTCCTACACCACAGAAAATGGAAGCCAATGTGGTGGTCCTTGGAGCAGACAGCGTGGGAAAATCAG CTTTGACAGTGCGCTTTCTCACTAGAAGGTTCATCGGGGAATATGGAGACATGG AGTCTATCTACACCCACACTTTGgcagtggaaggcagagagatccTCTTCCACATCTGGGATTTTCCTTGCTCACAG ATGAGAACAGATGAGAGCTCTTCTGAGGATAAGCGCATCCAATGGGCCGATGGCTTTGTCCTGGTCTATAGCATCTGTGACCGGGCCAGCTTCAACAGTGTCCAGCCCAAAGTCCAGGTCATCAAGGCAGCCAAGGAGGGCCCAGCCCAGGAGAAAGTGCCCATTGTCATTGTGGGCAACAAGCGAGACCTGCACCATCGGCGCACTGTCTCCAGTGAAGAGGGACGGCTTCTGGCTCTCTCCTTGGACTGTGAGTTCTATGAGGTGTCTGCAGCAGAAGCCTACCATGGGGCCCTCATGGTCTTCCACGGCCTGGCAGAACGCATCTGTGAGGCTAAACTGGCCTTGAAGAAAGGCACCGGGATCCGCAGCATCGTCAAGAGTGTGTCTGCCGTGTTTGCCCGGAAAAGAACAGACTCAATGTGa